From a single Micromonospora pallida genomic region:
- a CDS encoding zinc-dependent alcohol dehydrogenase family protein: MRATLMYGAGDVRVENVPDSTIKLPTDALLRITASCICGSDLHPYHSMSPENGPARVGHELIGIVEDTGSEVTTLKRGDLVVAPFAVSDNTCQFCRENLQTSCSHPQANFWDGIPDEGGQAEAIRVPLADGTLVKLPVAADSALIPSLLTLADVFGTGYHAAIKGGVRKGSTVTVVGDGAVGLLAVLSAKRLGAERIILMGRHQARTDLGIEFGATDVVADRGDEGIAKVRELTGGHGTDAVLEAVGHMSAYEQAIGVVRPGGVISRVGVPQYENAPIGFGSLFRHNIVLAGGPAPVRAYIEELMPDILDGTIEPGKVFDATTDLNGVPAGYQDMDARRSLKVLIQP, encoded by the coding sequence ATGCGCGCGACTCTCATGTACGGTGCCGGCGACGTCCGCGTCGAGAACGTCCCGGACTCCACGATCAAGCTGCCCACCGACGCGCTGCTACGGATCACCGCGTCCTGCATCTGCGGCAGCGACCTGCACCCGTACCACTCGATGTCTCCCGAGAACGGCCCGGCCCGGGTGGGCCACGAACTGATCGGCATCGTCGAGGACACCGGCTCCGAGGTGACCACCCTCAAGCGCGGTGACCTGGTCGTCGCACCGTTCGCCGTCTCCGACAACACCTGCCAGTTCTGCCGCGAGAACCTGCAGACCTCCTGCTCCCACCCCCAGGCCAACTTCTGGGACGGCATCCCCGACGAAGGCGGGCAGGCCGAAGCGATCCGCGTCCCCCTCGCCGACGGCACCCTCGTCAAGCTGCCCGTCGCCGCGGACTCCGCGCTCATCCCGTCCCTGCTCACCCTCGCCGACGTCTTCGGCACCGGCTACCACGCCGCCATCAAGGGCGGCGTGCGCAAGGGCAGCACCGTCACCGTCGTCGGCGACGGCGCCGTCGGGCTCCTGGCCGTGCTGTCGGCCAAGCGCCTCGGCGCCGAGCGGATCATCCTCATGGGCCGCCACCAGGCCCGCACCGACCTGGGCATCGAGTTCGGCGCCACCGACGTGGTCGCCGACCGGGGCGACGAGGGCATCGCCAAGGTCCGGGAACTGACCGGCGGCCACGGCACCGACGCCGTGCTCGAAGCCGTCGGCCACATGTCCGCCTACGAGCAGGCCATCGGCGTCGTCCGCCCCGGCGGCGTGATCAGCCGCGTCGGCGTCCCCCAGTACGAGAACGCGCCCATCGGCTTCGGCAGCCTCTTCCGCCACAACATCGTCCTCGCCGGCGGCCCCGCCCCCGTGCGCGCGTACATCGAGGAACTGATGCCCGACATCCTCGACGGCACCATCGAGCCCGGCAAGGTCTTCGACGCCACCACCGACCTCAACGGGGTGCCCGCCGGCTACCAGGACATGGACGCCCGCAGAAGCCTCAAGGTCCTCATCCAGCCCTGA
- a CDS encoding GNAT family N-acetyltransferase — MSLPTPTLHTTRLRLRPFDDADADDLFALHSNAYVLRYWDAPPWSERARSERFITACRQMAEAGTGARLAVDRVSDGTFIGWCSLNRWNPDYRSASLGYCFGDAAWGHGYATEAAHALLRWAFDTLDLNRVQAETDTRNVASARVLEKLGFVREGTLREDCVVNGEVSDSYVYGLIRREWRPSFEPVPAR; from the coding sequence ATGTCGCTGCCCACCCCCACGCTGCACACCACTCGCCTCAGACTGCGTCCCTTCGACGACGCGGATGCAGACGACCTTTTCGCGCTGCACAGCAACGCCTACGTGCTGCGCTACTGGGACGCGCCACCGTGGAGCGAACGCGCACGCTCTGAGCGGTTCATCACGGCTTGCCGGCAGATGGCAGAGGCGGGCACCGGAGCACGGCTGGCCGTGGATCGGGTCTCCGACGGCACGTTCATCGGCTGGTGCAGCCTGAACCGGTGGAATCCGGACTACCGCAGCGCATCGCTGGGCTACTGCTTCGGCGATGCAGCGTGGGGCCACGGCTACGCGACGGAGGCCGCGCACGCCTTGCTGCGGTGGGCATTCGACACGCTGGACCTGAATCGTGTCCAGGCTGAGACCGATACCCGCAACGTGGCATCTGCCCGAGTGCTGGAGAAGCTCGGGTTCGTGCGTGAGGGAACGTTGCGGGAGGACTGCGTCGTGAACGGCGAGGTCTCCGACTCGTACGTGTACGGGCTGATCAGGCGAGAGTGGCGGCCGTCGTTCGAGCCGGTTCCCGCCCGCTGA
- a CDS encoding ArsR/SmtB family transcription factor codes for MARAATTSDAFNAIAEPQRRDILALLRSGEWPVTDLAQELGMSQPQASKHLRVLREVGLVRVRGAGKQRLYGLDARGLRPIHEWVGGFERFWNESFDRLDTYVQDLKQTQQEE; via the coding sequence ATGGCACGAGCAGCGACGACGTCGGACGCGTTCAACGCGATCGCCGAGCCGCAGCGCCGGGACATCCTGGCGCTGCTGCGGTCGGGCGAGTGGCCGGTGACTGACCTGGCCCAGGAACTGGGGATGAGCCAGCCGCAGGCGTCCAAGCACCTGCGGGTGCTTCGGGAGGTGGGGTTGGTGCGGGTCCGTGGGGCGGGCAAGCAGCGCCTCTACGGCTTGGATGCCCGCGGGCTGCGGCCAATCCACGAGTGGGTCGGCGGATTCGAGCGGTTCTGGAACGAGAGTTTCGACCGGCTGGACACCTACGTGCAGGACCTCAAACAGACACAGCAGGAGGAATGA
- a CDS encoding phosphotransferase enzyme family protein, which yields MGWEALGQWGDDVARIEPLAGGVANDVWSVRVDGRLAVGRLGTRSDADLAWETGLLQHLDREGLTVPVPIPTTDGRLFADGLVVMTYLDGGPPETQADWRRMADTLRELHRLTRGWPQRPGWRSSTDLLHAETGTKIDLGAMPPESVARCRAAWARLTGRQTCVVHGNPNNPGNVRMTANQVALIDWDESHVDVPDLDLVLPDNAAGLDDDALDIAGQASAA from the coding sequence GTGGGGTGGGAGGCACTCGGGCAATGGGGTGACGACGTCGCGCGCATCGAACCGCTCGCTGGCGGGGTCGCCAACGACGTGTGGAGCGTGCGCGTCGACGGGCGCCTCGCGGTCGGTCGTCTCGGCACCAGGAGCGACGCTGATCTCGCGTGGGAGACAGGACTCCTCCAACACCTCGACCGTGAAGGTCTGACCGTGCCGGTCCCGATCCCGACTACGGACGGCCGGCTGTTCGCCGATGGTCTGGTGGTGATGACCTACCTGGATGGCGGACCGCCCGAGACGCAGGCCGACTGGCGTCGCATGGCCGACACGCTCCGCGAGCTGCATCGGCTGACCCGGGGCTGGCCGCAGCGCCCAGGCTGGCGATCGTCGACCGACCTCCTGCACGCCGAGACCGGTACGAAGATCGACCTCGGCGCGATGCCCCCGGAGAGCGTTGCCCGATGCCGAGCAGCGTGGGCGCGGCTCACCGGACGTCAGACATGCGTCGTCCACGGCAACCCCAACAACCCCGGCAACGTCCGCATGACCGCGAATCAGGTCGCGCTGATCGACTGGGACGAGTCGCACGTCGACGTCCCCGACCTCGACCTCGTGCTGCCCGACAACGCCGCCGGCCTCGACGACGACGCGCTCGACATCGCCGGGCAAGCGTCGGCCGCATGA
- a CDS encoding sulfotransferase family protein translates to METRFLVDPGGLRDLADALTDRYDPTVGEDALHRLSDFLTVRVPGRRDDRGKTVPELVGERRYRDAVQQLWPQLIAYTYDEPAPAEGFGNADRPAGPFEPLSRRRVLPRYFSDRGELLGILRGLIDTMFGGAAADAGKPTWCEKTPFNLLCMEFLWELVPEATIVHIKRHPVSVLASHLAQPWAPPTVDGALAYLKPVYHRWLTWKNTVDLTGRRYIEVKAEDLAADWPGQRRALFERLDVDDFATPSTFQSHKLTSRDDQFDDETRECIDEALGKVIPAMGYE, encoded by the coding sequence ATGGAGACCCGGTTTCTCGTCGACCCGGGTGGCCTGCGGGACCTGGCCGACGCGCTCACCGATCGATACGACCCCACCGTCGGCGAGGACGCCCTGCACCGGCTGAGCGACTTCCTCACCGTACGAGTGCCCGGCCGACGCGACGATCGCGGCAAGACCGTTCCCGAACTGGTCGGCGAGCGGCGCTACCGGGACGCGGTGCAACAGCTCTGGCCGCAGTTGATCGCGTACACCTACGACGAACCTGCGCCCGCAGAAGGCTTCGGGAACGCCGACCGGCCTGCCGGGCCGTTCGAGCCACTGAGCCGCCGGCGGGTACTTCCCAGATATTTCAGCGACCGGGGCGAACTGCTCGGAATCCTGCGGGGGCTGATCGACACCATGTTCGGCGGAGCAGCCGCCGACGCGGGCAAACCGACCTGGTGCGAGAAGACACCGTTCAACCTGCTGTGCATGGAGTTCCTCTGGGAACTGGTCCCCGAGGCGACCATCGTGCACATCAAGCGTCACCCGGTCTCAGTGCTCGCATCCCACCTGGCCCAGCCATGGGCACCGCCCACCGTCGACGGCGCGCTCGCCTACCTCAAGCCGGTCTACCACCGATGGCTCACCTGGAAGAACACGGTCGACCTGACGGGCCGGCGATACATCGAGGTGAAAGCGGAAGATCTTGCAGCCGACTGGCCCGGGCAGCGCCGCGCCCTGTTCGAACGGCTCGACGTCGACGACTTCGCCACCCCGTCAACGTTCCAGTCGCACAAGCTGACGAGCCGCGACGACCAATTCGACGACGAGACCCGCGAGTGCATCGACGAAGCACTCGGCAAGGTCATCCCGGCCATGGGATATGAGTGA
- a CDS encoding helix-turn-helix domain-containing protein — protein MPDPADSRTTIRDFLVSRRARISPEQAGLPAGSRRRVPGLRREEVAVLAGVSTEWYTRLEKGHISGISEDVLDAVARALHLDDDERSYLFDLAHAARPKSRRNPRRTEAKVEPHLQWLIDSVTMSAAFLRNGRLDVVASNALARALHEPMFSSDTTTANGRANFARYHFLDPASQDFFVDWEAGAAATVALLRAEAGRHPGDRLLRELVGELCTLSTEFRTMWAAHDIRIRHEGVKRLQHPVVGALELTYQPLALPAPSRAVHELTVYTAEPGTIHEERLKILATWSATAIAEAAHRSD, from the coding sequence ATGCCCGACCCGGCCGACAGCCGCACCACCATTCGTGACTTCCTGGTCAGCCGCCGCGCCAGGATCAGCCCCGAGCAGGCAGGGCTGCCCGCCGGCAGCCGGCGCCGTGTACCCGGCCTGCGCCGGGAGGAGGTCGCCGTCCTCGCCGGCGTCAGCACCGAGTGGTACACGAGGCTGGAAAAGGGCCACATCAGCGGAATCTCCGAAGACGTCCTCGACGCCGTGGCCCGAGCACTGCACCTCGACGACGACGAACGCAGCTACCTGTTCGACCTCGCCCACGCCGCCCGGCCGAAATCCCGCCGGAATCCCCGACGCACCGAAGCGAAGGTCGAACCCCACCTGCAGTGGCTGATCGATTCCGTCACGATGTCGGCAGCATTCCTGCGCAACGGACGCCTCGACGTGGTCGCCAGCAACGCGCTCGCCCGCGCACTGCACGAACCCATGTTCAGCAGCGACACCACGACAGCCAACGGCAGAGCGAACTTCGCCCGCTACCACTTCCTCGACCCGGCATCACAAGACTTCTTCGTGGACTGGGAAGCTGGTGCCGCCGCGACCGTCGCCCTGCTGCGCGCCGAGGCCGGTCGACACCCCGGAGACCGGCTGCTGCGGGAACTCGTCGGCGAACTCTGCACCCTCAGCACCGAGTTCCGGACCATGTGGGCGGCGCACGACATCCGCATCCGGCACGAGGGAGTCAAACGTCTGCAGCACCCTGTCGTCGGCGCACTGGAACTGACCTATCAGCCCCTCGCGCTGCCGGCACCATCGCGCGCCGTACACGAACTGACCGTGTACACCGCCGAGCCGGGAACCATTCACGAAGAGCGGTTGAAGATCCTCGCCACCTGGTCGGCGACCGCCATCGCCGAAGCCGCCCACCGCTCTGACTGA
- a CDS encoding SRPBCC family protein, giving the protein MAGARQETRAESATADREIVISRIIDAPQELVFEAFTEVRHLSRWWGPEGFTTTTRSFEFREGGVWDFVMHGPDGTGYSEWITWTEIVPPERIALLHGESRDDPNAFESTLAFAPHGTATRIVMRTVFPTRQLRDQAVEKYHAIEGGEQTLSNLAAYVAEVAQKKEGR; this is encoded by the coding sequence ATGGCAGGGGCAAGGCAAGAAACGCGGGCAGAGTCGGCGACGGCAGACCGGGAGATCGTGATCTCCCGGATCATCGACGCCCCGCAGGAGCTGGTGTTCGAGGCGTTTACCGAAGTCCGGCACCTGTCGCGGTGGTGGGGTCCGGAGGGGTTCACCACCACCACGCGGTCCTTCGAGTTCCGTGAGGGCGGAGTCTGGGACTTCGTGATGCACGGACCGGACGGGACCGGCTACTCCGAGTGGATCACCTGGACCGAGATCGTCCCACCGGAGCGGATTGCGCTGCTGCACGGTGAGTCCCGCGACGACCCGAACGCCTTCGAGTCGACCCTGGCCTTCGCGCCGCACGGCACCGCGACCCGGATCGTGATGCGCACGGTCTTCCCCACCAGACAACTGCGCGACCAGGCCGTGGAGAAGTACCACGCGATCGAGGGCGGCGAGCAGACGCTGAGCAACCTGGCGGCCTACGTCGCCGAGGTCGCGCAGAAGAAGGAGGGTCGCTGA
- a CDS encoding alpha-1,4-glucan--maltose-1-phosphate maltosyltransferase, with protein sequence MTGRFPIEDITPSVACGRYPAKAVVGELVPVSARAYREGHDALGCMVVWRGPDGRQRPPVRMRPGEPGQDRWHATIRPDAVGRWTFTVEAFADPYLTWQNAVTKKIAAGQGAAELANDLAEGARVLDAAATTVPTAERRRVRAATQALLDTARPLPRRVAPALELAELLWEYPVRELVTPADEYAIWVDRPRALFSAWYEFFPRSEGAIPATVDAPAQSGTFVTAMERLPGVAAMGFDVLYLPPIHPIGRINRKGRNNTLTAGPDDVGSPWAIGAAEGGHDALHPDLGTPDDFRDFLAAAADVGLEVAMDLALQCAPDHPWVTEHPEWFTTRADGTIAYAENPPKKYQDIYPLNFDNDPEGIRAEILRVVLHWVGEGVKIFRVDNPHTKPVDFWHWLIGEVKQVDPDVLFLAEAFTRPAMMHGLGKIGFTQSYTYFTWRTTPAEMREYCAELVAAADYMRPNFWPNTPDILHETLQHGGPPMFKIRAVLASLLSPSWGMYAGYELFEHEARPGAEEYLDNEKFELRPRDWAGAQEQGRSLAPFVATLNRVRRDNPALHRLRNLVFHEIDNPNLLCWSKRDSDTGNTVLVVCSFDAEQVQWGNTTLDMPALGLDWHDRFTVHDELTGATYDWGQRNAVRLDPYLQPAHVFTVRQPAPVEPTPTTANVPTELTVEAVPDDLSGGTAPVAPADKDVPWSS encoded by the coding sequence GTGACTGGACGGTTCCCGATCGAAGACATCACCCCCTCGGTGGCCTGCGGTCGCTACCCGGCCAAGGCGGTCGTCGGCGAGTTGGTGCCGGTGTCCGCCCGCGCCTACCGGGAGGGGCACGACGCGCTGGGCTGCATGGTTGTGTGGCGGGGCCCGGACGGGCGGCAGCGCCCGCCGGTGCGGATGCGGCCCGGCGAGCCGGGGCAGGACCGCTGGCACGCCACCATCCGCCCGGACGCCGTCGGCCGCTGGACGTTCACCGTCGAGGCGTTCGCCGACCCGTATCTGACCTGGCAGAACGCGGTGACGAAGAAGATCGCCGCCGGGCAGGGGGCGGCGGAGCTGGCGAACGACCTGGCCGAGGGAGCGCGGGTGCTGGACGCCGCCGCGACCACGGTGCCGACCGCTGAACGTAGGCGCGTGCGGGCGGCGACCCAGGCGCTGCTCGACACCGCGCGACCTCTGCCGCGCCGGGTCGCCCCGGCCCTGGAGCTGGCCGAGCTGCTCTGGGAGTATCCGGTCCGCGAGCTGGTCACCCCGGCCGACGAGTACGCCATCTGGGTGGACCGGCCGCGCGCCCTCTTCTCCGCCTGGTACGAGTTCTTCCCCCGCTCGGAGGGGGCGATCCCGGCCACCGTCGACGCGCCCGCCCAGTCCGGCACCTTCGTCACCGCAATGGAGCGGCTGCCCGGGGTCGCCGCGATGGGCTTCGACGTGCTCTACCTGCCGCCGATCCACCCGATCGGCCGGATCAACCGCAAGGGCCGCAACAACACCCTGACCGCCGGGCCGGACGACGTCGGCTCGCCGTGGGCGATCGGCGCGGCCGAGGGCGGCCACGACGCCCTCCACCCCGACCTGGGTACGCCAGACGACTTCCGCGACTTCCTCGCCGCCGCGGCCGACGTGGGCCTGGAGGTGGCGATGGACCTGGCGTTGCAGTGCGCGCCCGACCACCCGTGGGTGACCGAGCACCCGGAGTGGTTCACCACCCGGGCCGACGGCACCATCGCGTACGCGGAGAACCCGCCGAAGAAGTACCAGGACATCTACCCGCTGAACTTCGACAACGACCCGGAGGGCATCCGGGCCGAGATCCTGCGGGTGGTGCTGCACTGGGTCGGCGAGGGCGTGAAGATCTTCCGGGTCGACAACCCGCACACCAAGCCGGTCGACTTCTGGCACTGGCTGATCGGGGAGGTCAAGCAGGTCGACCCGGACGTGCTCTTCCTCGCCGAGGCGTTCACCCGGCCGGCGATGATGCACGGCCTCGGCAAGATCGGCTTCACCCAGTCGTACACGTACTTCACCTGGCGGACCACGCCCGCCGAGATGCGCGAGTACTGCGCGGAGCTGGTCGCGGCGGCCGACTACATGCGGCCCAACTTCTGGCCCAACACGCCGGACATCCTGCACGAGACGTTGCAGCACGGCGGGCCGCCGATGTTCAAGATCCGGGCGGTGCTGGCCAGCCTGCTCTCCCCCTCCTGGGGCATGTACGCCGGGTACGAGCTGTTCGAGCACGAGGCCCGTCCCGGCGCGGAGGAGTATCTCGACAACGAGAAGTTCGAGTTACGCCCCCGGGACTGGGCCGGCGCGCAGGAGCAGGGCCGGTCGCTCGCGCCGTTCGTCGCCACGCTCAACCGGGTACGCCGGGACAACCCGGCCCTGCACCGGCTGCGCAACCTGGTGTTCCACGAGATCGACAATCCGAACCTGCTGTGCTGGTCGAAGCGGGACTCGGACACCGGCAACACCGTGCTGGTGGTCTGCTCGTTCGACGCCGAGCAGGTGCAGTGGGGCAACACCACCCTGGACATGCCCGCTCTCGGCCTCGACTGGCACGACCGTTTCACCGTGCACGACGAGCTGACCGGGGCGACGTACGACTGGGGACAGCGCAACGCGGTACGGCTCGACCCGTACCTGCAACCCGCGCACGTGTTCACGGTGCGGCAGCCCGCGCCCGTCGAGCCCACGCCGACCACCGCCAACGTCCCGACCGAGCTGACCGTCGAGGCGGTCCCGGACGATCTCTCCGGCGGCACCGCACCGGTCGCCCCCGCTGACAAGGATGTGCCATGGAGCAGTTGA
- the glgB gene encoding 1,4-alpha-glucan branching protein GlgB: protein MEQLIAGVAHDPHAILGAHPADGRTTVRTLRRGAAGVTLLADGGRHEMRRVHDAGIFEATVPGTVTDYRVEVGGTAHDDPYRHLPTLGELDLHLIAEGRHERLWEALGARVTDAGVAFAVWAPNARGVRVVGEFTGWGPDDGWPMRSLGSSGVWEILVPGVTVGQRYKYRILGADGHWRDKADPMAAYAEVPPATASVVHRSAYEWSDAAWLERRAKRQPHQEPMSVYEVHLGSWRPGLGYRELAEQLTAYVTDLGFTHVEFLPVMEHPFGGSWGYQVTGYYAPTSRFGDPDEFRHLVDTLHAAGVGVILDWVPAHFPKDEWALARFDGTPLYEHPDPRRGEHPDWGTYVFDFGRREVRNFLVANALYWVDEFHVDGLRVDAVASMLYLDYSRGEGQWVPNQYGGRENLEAIAFMQEVNATVYKHHAGVVMIAEESTAWPGVTRPTSDNGLGYGFKWNMGWMHDTLLYTSKDPIYRQHHHHQLTFSLAYAFSENYVLPISHDEVVHGKGSLVGKMPGDTWQKLANVRALLAYMWAHPGKQLLFMGCELGDEREWSEERGLDWYLLHDPARAGVQRLVKDLNAVYRATPALWAQDIDPAGFRWIAGDDVANNTVSFVRIAPDGSTLVCVANFSARPLHDYRVGLPAGGTWTEVVNTDAHHYGGSGVGNLGSVQAESVPWHGFPTSAALQVPPLGALWLRPAA, encoded by the coding sequence ATGGAGCAGTTGATCGCCGGCGTGGCCCACGACCCGCACGCCATCCTGGGCGCGCACCCCGCCGACGGGCGCACCACCGTCCGTACGCTGCGGCGGGGTGCGGCCGGGGTGACCCTGCTGGCCGACGGCGGCCGGCACGAGATGCGCCGGGTGCACGACGCGGGGATCTTCGAGGCGACCGTGCCGGGGACTGTGACCGACTACCGGGTCGAGGTCGGCGGCACCGCGCACGACGACCCGTACCGGCACCTGCCCACCCTCGGTGAGCTGGACCTGCACCTGATCGCCGAGGGGCGGCACGAGCGGCTCTGGGAGGCGCTCGGCGCGCGGGTCACCGACGCCGGGGTGGCGTTCGCGGTGTGGGCTCCGAACGCGCGCGGCGTGCGGGTGGTCGGTGAGTTCACCGGCTGGGGTCCGGACGACGGCTGGCCGATGCGCTCCCTCGGCTCGAGCGGCGTCTGGGAGATCCTCGTCCCCGGGGTCACCGTCGGGCAGCGGTACAAGTACCGCATCCTCGGCGCGGACGGGCACTGGCGGGACAAGGCCGACCCCATGGCCGCGTACGCCGAGGTGCCGCCGGCCACCGCGTCGGTCGTGCACCGTTCGGCGTACGAATGGTCCGACGCGGCCTGGCTGGAGCGCCGGGCGAAGCGGCAGCCGCACCAGGAACCGATGAGCGTGTACGAGGTGCACCTCGGCTCGTGGCGGCCCGGCCTCGGCTACCGGGAGCTGGCCGAGCAGTTGACTGCGTACGTCACCGACCTGGGCTTCACGCACGTGGAGTTCCTGCCGGTGATGGAGCACCCGTTCGGCGGCTCCTGGGGCTACCAGGTCACCGGCTACTACGCCCCGACCTCCCGGTTCGGCGACCCGGACGAGTTCCGCCACCTGGTCGACACCCTGCACGCGGCCGGCGTCGGGGTGATCCTGGACTGGGTGCCCGCGCACTTCCCCAAGGACGAGTGGGCCCTCGCGCGGTTCGACGGCACCCCGCTCTACGAGCACCCCGACCCACGTCGCGGCGAGCACCCCGACTGGGGCACGTACGTCTTCGACTTCGGCCGCCGAGAGGTGCGCAACTTCCTGGTCGCCAACGCGCTCTACTGGGTCGACGAGTTCCACGTCGACGGGCTGCGGGTCGACGCCGTCGCGTCCATGCTCTACCTGGACTACTCGCGCGGCGAGGGGCAGTGGGTGCCCAACCAGTACGGCGGCCGGGAGAACCTCGAGGCGATCGCCTTCATGCAGGAGGTCAACGCCACCGTCTACAAGCACCACGCCGGGGTGGTGATGATCGCCGAGGAGTCCACCGCCTGGCCCGGCGTGACCCGGCCGACCAGCGACAACGGGCTCGGGTACGGGTTCAAGTGGAACATGGGCTGGATGCACGACACCCTGCTCTACACCTCGAAGGACCCGATCTACCGGCAGCACCACCACCATCAGCTCACCTTCTCCCTGGCGTACGCGTTCAGCGAGAACTACGTGCTGCCGATCAGCCACGACGAGGTGGTGCACGGCAAGGGGTCGCTGGTCGGCAAGATGCCCGGCGACACCTGGCAGAAGCTGGCCAACGTACGGGCGCTGCTGGCGTACATGTGGGCGCACCCGGGCAAGCAGCTCCTCTTCATGGGCTGCGAGCTGGGCGACGAGCGGGAGTGGAGCGAGGAACGCGGTCTCGACTGGTACCTGCTGCACGACCCGGCGCGGGCCGGCGTGCAACGGCTGGTCAAGGACCTGAACGCGGTCTACCGGGCCACCCCGGCACTGTGGGCGCAGGACATCGACCCGGCCGGGTTCCGCTGGATCGCCGGGGACGACGTCGCCAACAACACCGTGTCGTTCGTCCGGATCGCCCCGGACGGCTCGACCCTGGTCTGCGTGGCCAACTTCTCCGCCCGCCCGCTGCACGACTACCGGGTCGGCCTACCGGCCGGCGGCACCTGGACGGAGGTCGTCAACACCGACGCGCACCACTACGGCGGGTCGGGCGTGGGCAACCTGGGTTCGGTGCAGGCGGAGAGCGTCCCGTGGCACGGCTTCCCGACCTCGGCCGCCCTCCAGGTCCCCCCACTCGGCGCCCTCTGGCTCCGCCCGGCCGCCTGA
- a CDS encoding MFS transporter, with translation MQGETTPLNGGSRADAGATRSAALPLLIYILALGTFLMGTTEFIVAGVLPDIAGDLRVSVARTGLLITVFAIGMIVGAPLMAMLTLRLPQRVTLVVALVVFAIGHIVVAVGDTFAVLLLARFVTAFATGAFWALAAVVATRVAGPARGVRAMGLVNAGGMLATALGVPLGAFAGQLVGWRGTFWALAVLALAATVLISRHVPHQEGRAQSVSVRSELAVLRSGRLWLALAGCAATTGGVLAAYSYIAPLLTDQAGVPARLVPLALVGFGVGALVGSLVAGRLGDAHPHVVTLVAPVATAILLVMICLASGMPWLTAGVVVLLGFFGLGANPVLIALAVRFAGRAPTLGSSLTVSAFNAGTAIGSWIAGLALASTLGATGPAAVGLVIVVLAVIPAVALALIARHRAPRTRGSGDARTANALAGAGTAI, from the coding sequence ATGCAGGGAGAAACCACTCCCCTGAACGGCGGTTCCCGGGCCGACGCGGGCGCGACCCGTTCCGCTGCACTGCCCTTGTTGATCTACATCCTCGCCCTGGGGACGTTCCTGATGGGCACGACCGAGTTCATCGTGGCAGGTGTGTTGCCGGATATCGCCGGTGACCTGCGGGTCAGTGTCGCTCGGACGGGCCTGCTGATCACGGTGTTCGCGATCGGGATGATCGTCGGTGCGCCGCTGATGGCGATGCTCACGCTGCGGCTGCCGCAGCGCGTGACCCTCGTCGTCGCGCTGGTGGTCTTCGCGATCGGCCATATCGTGGTGGCAGTCGGTGACACCTTCGCGGTTCTGCTGCTGGCACGGTTTGTCACCGCGTTCGCCACCGGCGCGTTCTGGGCGCTGGCCGCCGTGGTGGCGACCCGCGTCGCGGGGCCGGCGCGCGGAGTGCGGGCCATGGGTCTGGTGAACGCCGGAGGAATGCTGGCCACGGCGCTGGGCGTTCCGCTCGGCGCGTTCGCCGGGCAACTCGTCGGATGGCGGGGCACGTTCTGGGCGCTCGCGGTGCTGGCGCTGGCCGCCACCGTCCTGATCTCCCGGCACGTCCCGCACCAGGAGGGACGCGCCCAGTCGGTGTCGGTGCGTTCCGAACTGGCCGTACTGCGTTCCGGCCGGTTGTGGCTGGCCCTTGCCGGCTGCGCGGCGACCACCGGTGGTGTCCTTGCCGCGTACTCCTACATCGCGCCGCTGCTCACCGACCAGGCAGGTGTGCCGGCGAGGCTGGTGCCGCTGGCGCTGGTCGGGTTCGGCGTCGGAGCCCTGGTGGGTTCACTGGTGGCCGGCCGTCTCGGCGACGCTCACCCGCACGTGGTCACGCTTGTGGCACCCGTTGCCACCGCGATTCTGCTGGTCATGATCTGCCTGGCATCGGGTATGCCGTGGCTGACCGCAGGTGTGGTCGTGCTGCTCGGGTTCTTCGGGCTGGGCGCGAACCCGGTGCTGATCGCCCTCGCCGTGCGTTTCGCCGGACGCGCGCCCACGCTCGGGTCCTCGCTGACCGTGTCGGCGTTCAACGCCGGTACCGCCATCGGCTCCTGGATCGCGGGCCTGGCGCTGGCCTCCACGCTCGGAGCCACCGGCCCCGCCGCCGTCGGCCTGGTCATCGTCGTCCTGGCGGTGATCCCCGCGGTGGCGTTGGCCCTCATTGCCCGCCACCGCGCCCCGCGTACGCGCGGATCGGGCGATGCCAGGACAGCCAACGCGCTGGCCGGAGCCGGCACCGCCATCTGA